DNA from Patescibacteria group bacterium:
GGGTCGAAGTGTTGTTTTGCTGTAGCGTTTATATTTGAATTTCATAGCGTTTTTCAGCCGATATAGGGGACGAGCTTTTCGGGTACGCGCGTCAAAAACGGAGTCTTGTTACTCTTTTTTTTTGCTTGATCCAGCGCTTCACGGACGGTCTTCCCAGCACCAAGAACCGTTTTTTCATCAGCTGCCAAAGCAACCCAATTGCCTTTATATTTTTTATAGATTTTTGTCCAGTTGATAGCCATGTTGATAAGATTATCAAAAATTATACAATACTACAACTTGCTCTTATTATAGAGAATAAACAAGGAGGAGCACTGCGAGGAGATGGCAATAAATCTCTCGCCTCACGGCAAACTCTCGCACGCCAAACCATCCTTGTCGTTATCCAACTTGTGTACGTCGTTACCCGCTCCCCCGCACGCCTCATAGACCGACTGCGCTTCCATATGCGTCAAAAAATCGCTACAGTTGTAGAGGTTTGTTGCGCAAGAATATTGAGAGGAAGGAGGTGGTGTTGGTGGAGGAGGTGGTGTTTTTGTTTGTTCAGATCCATCACAAGCGCCGTTGCCCCAGAGCCCATACTTCTTTGCCTCCGCGGATTTCTGCGCCGCCTTAAATTCCGACTGATACTTGTACGGGATGTTGTATGTGTACTCGTATGCATATCCTTTTTCTATCATATACTTGTTAAAAAAAAGTCCGTCTTCTCGGTAGACGTAGGCAAGAAGACGGCCGTACTTATCGCGATCACCTTGGGACGGATCTTTTTCAATCCGAACTTGCTTGCCCATCAAAAGCTCCTTTGCTTTGTTTGACGCTTCAGTGCCAAAACATAGAACGGCGGTACGCGGGTCAACGGTTTCTGGCGTATTGATGCCGATAAGGCGAATGGTCTCCGTTATACCATTCATACGGAGGGCAATGGTATCTCCGTCAACGACCTTCGTAACGAGATAAAATGTATCTTGATGAGCGGTCGGGGCAGGTTGTACCTGCTCGCTTGCCGCAGAAACTGTCGCGGTGTTTTCCGTGTCTGTTTGTTCGGATTCTGGAGCAATATCAGCGACGGCCGAGGCATCTTGGGATGTTGAAGCGGTGTTTTGGTTTACTGAAGGTTCTGAACCACCAACAAAAACACCGAGCACGACAATAAGTCCAATAAGTCCTAAGGTGGTATACAAGACTTTCTTGACCATACTATGTAATACTTCAGTTCAACCTCTCAAAGGGACTAGAGACAAGCCCTCGCTTTGAAGTAGTCGGTGGCGGTTGGCTCGGCGCCGGCCTTTATCTCATTTGCCCGCTGTGTGCCGAGCTTCTCGTAAAAGCACTGCTCCATTGCCGGTGTGATTTTTGAAGGGAGAACTGCAGGGTCTATTCCCAATGCCTCAGCCGCCTTTTCTTGCTCCGGGCTTAAAAGCGTGTTTTTGTCCGTAGTACCACTCTCTACTTTCGTATCAGATACCTGTTTGGTCGGCTGACCAATCAGAGTTTTAATGAGAGGCTTGAGCTCAAAAGGATCGGCGATATACAAATATGCTCCGGTGAGCAAAGTCAAGAAAAATATGACCCCAAGTGTGGTAAAAAATGTTTTTAAAAAATTCATACTTGTTTTGTTTTTTAACTACTTAAAAATGTTCTTTAAACTCTCCACCATCTAACGTCCCTGTCGATCAAGACTCTTGTACAACGAGCCGGTGAATACAAGGATACCCAATCCGGTGATGAAGATCAGAAACGGGCGGTCGGCGAGAAACGATATCTGGTCAATGACGGACTCAAAACCATAGAGAACCGCTACGACACCAAAGACGCTGAGAAGAGAAAACAATAACGGATAACGACCCAAAACGCTCTGCGCCCGTTCACCCATATAATCATTGGTCTTCTTTGTCAGATTTTCTATATGATCTAATGGATTATTATTCATTGTGATTTATGACGCGTCGCTGTTTCGCGGGAGCCAGTCAATGAGCTTTTTTCGGTGCTGGTCAAGCGACCATAAGTCACCATGCTTAAAAAGCATGGTGTGCGCGTCTTGGAACTTTTTTAATAATACGGCAGTGGCGCGCGGAAAGCCTGCGGGCATATTTTGATTG
Protein-coding regions in this window:
- a CDS encoding thermonuclease family protein; this encodes MVKKVLYTTLGLIGLIVVLGVFVGGSEPSVNQNTASTSQDASAVADIAPESEQTDTENTATVSAASEQVQPAPTAHQDTFYLVTKVVDGDTIALRMNGITETIRLIGINTPETVDPRTAVLCFGTEASNKAKELLMGKQVRIEKDPSQGDRDKYGRLLAYVYREDGLFFNKYMIEKGYAYEYTYNIPYKYQSEFKAAQKSAEAKKYGLWGNGACDGSEQTKTPPPPPTPPPSSQYSCATNLYNCSDFLTHMEAQSVYEACGGAGNDVHKLDNDKDGLACESLP
- a CDS encoding DUF5678 domain-containing protein; amino-acid sequence: MAINWTKIYKKYKGNWVALAADEKTVLGAGKTVREALDQAKKKSNKTPFLTRVPEKLVPYIG